DNA sequence from the Cetobacterium sp. ZOR0034 genome:
TTTGTTTTTAAAGTAAAATATGTCCCCACAAATAACAACATTACAATAAGAACATAACTCCAAAGAATATCATTTAAAAAATTTACTACTGAATTCAGTATATCCATCATTTCCCCCTCGTATTTAATTTATATTAGGATAATTTTATCATAAATCTTTTTTAAATGAAAATATATTTTTTTAATTTAACTTATTTTTTACAAATTTTTCATAAAAAAAAAGGAGCTTATCGCTCCTTAATAAATTACTTTGCAACAACAATGTTTGTAGCTTGAGGTCCTTTAGCTCCCTCAGTTACATCGAAAGTAACTTCTTCTCCTTCATTAAGAGTTTTGAATCCATCTTTTTGAATTTGAGAGAAGTGTGCGAAAACGTCCTTTCCATCTTCACCAGTGATGAATCCGAATCCTTTCTCTTGGTTGAACCATTTAACTGTACCTTTCATTTGATACCTCCATAAAATTTTTGATTTCATGTAATAAATCTCCATTCAATCCAACTAATATAAGGTACCTATTTGAACACCTTTAAATATTAAATAATAGAATTTCTTTCAATTT
Encoded proteins:
- a CDS encoding cold-shock protein, translating into MKGTVKWFNQEKGFGFITGEDGKDVFAHFSQIQKDGFKTLNEGEEVTFDVTEGAKGPQATNIVVAK